A genomic stretch from Acidobacteriota bacterium includes:
- a CDS encoding FAD-dependent oxidoreductase — MTLTRRDLVVRGAMASAALAAYPFEVRGASEEPLQREGSGKQVVVLGAGLAGLSAAWELSQAGHEVTILEAQTRPGGRVKTWREPFSDGLHVDIGASEIPDNHDQVLKYVDLFGLELIPWLDASVAGKGSVLHLNGKRIRTDSGQGAPLSLTDAEREMGNMGMVVKYYHHAVKEIGDPLSAGWPPPELARFDDLTVADLIRSKGASRDALKALKVQFFLDLPGNGVDETSALYLLRDSLLSPGGHQIHKLKGGMDKLPMAFAERLRENIHYGAVARRIEHGDEGVTVAYEQAGKVSRISGDHLVCTIPFSVLRFLEIEPAFSPPKQRAIQELAYCSNTRLFLQTDDRFWLEDGLSGFAYTDLPIKYVFDSTSDSEVGRGMLEIYTSGAEARRFAALNDDDRFELALRDLEKVYPNIRDHFEGGAIKCWDDDRWARGAYSYFRPSQMLELLPHIAPAEGRVHFAGEHASAYPHWMQGALESGNRVAHEINEA; from the coding sequence ATGACTCTGACACGACGGGACTTGGTGGTCCGCGGAGCGATGGCTTCGGCGGCCCTGGCGGCCTATCCCTTCGAAGTGCGAGGGGCCTCGGAAGAGCCCCTGCAGCGGGAAGGCTCTGGCAAGCAAGTGGTGGTGTTGGGTGCCGGGTTAGCGGGACTCTCGGCGGCCTGGGAGTTGTCCCAGGCGGGCCACGAGGTCACCATCCTCGAAGCGCAGACCCGCCCCGGAGGCCGGGTCAAGACCTGGCGTGAACCGTTTTCCGACGGCCTGCACGTCGACATCGGAGCGAGTGAGATTCCCGACAACCACGACCAGGTTTTGAAGTACGTTGACTTGTTCGGCCTCGAACTCATTCCATGGCTCGATGCCTCGGTGGCCGGCAAGGGATCGGTTCTGCATCTCAACGGCAAGCGCATTCGGACCGACTCAGGTCAGGGTGCTCCGCTGTCTCTGACCGACGCCGAGAGGGAGATGGGAAACATGGGGATGGTGGTGAAGTACTACCACCATGCGGTCAAGGAGATCGGCGATCCCCTGTCCGCGGGCTGGCCGCCGCCCGAACTCGCTCGCTTCGATGACCTTACGGTGGCGGATCTGATTCGTTCCAAGGGGGCCTCGCGAGATGCCCTCAAGGCGCTCAAGGTTCAGTTCTTTCTCGATCTGCCGGGCAATGGAGTGGACGAGACTTCGGCTCTCTACCTCCTGCGCGACTCGCTCCTCAGCCCGGGGGGGCACCAGATTCACAAGCTGAAGGGCGGCATGGACAAGCTGCCTATGGCCTTTGCCGAGCGCCTGCGAGAAAACATCCACTACGGTGCTGTGGCTCGACGAATCGAACACGGCGACGAAGGAGTCACGGTCGCCTACGAGCAGGCTGGCAAGGTGAGCCGCATCAGCGGTGATCACCTCGTTTGCACGATCCCGTTCTCGGTCCTCCGTTTTCTCGAGATTGAGCCGGCCTTTTCGCCGCCGAAGCAGCGCGCCATCCAGGAACTCGCCTATTGCTCGAACACCCGGTTGTTCTTGCAAACGGACGATCGGTTTTGGTTGGAAGACGGTCTCTCGGGTTTCGCTTACACCGACCTACCGATCAAGTACGTCTTCGATTCCACCAGCGATTCGGAGGTCGGTCGCGGGATGCTGGAGATCTACACTTCCGGCGCCGAAGCCCGGCGCTTCGCCGCTCTGAACGACGATGATCGCTTTGAATTGGCGCTGAGGGATCTAGAGAAGGTGTATCCGAATATCCGAGATCATTTTGAGGGCGGGGCGATCAAGTGCTGGGACGATGACAGGTGGGCGCGCGGGGCGTACTCGTATTTCCGCCCGTCCCAGATGCTCGAGCTGTTGCCCCACATCGCGCCGGCCGAAGGCCGAGTTCACTTCGCCGGCGAGCACGCGTCGGCGTATCCCCATTGGATGCAGGGTGCCCTCGAGTCGGGGAATCGGGTAGCGCACGAGATCAACGAGGCTTGA
- a CDS encoding DJ-1/PfpI family protein has protein sequence MRQTLRALAVSLASFVVVIPSVVGAEGSEAGKRSATVIVLLYDGVELMDFAGPVEVFTSANEVHPEDPFRVVLAAEQRQPIATHNGLAVVPDCAFADCPEADLLVVPGGTGVMAAMAHPPLMTYLQSSAEQADRVMSVCVGAFLLARASLLEDQQATTHERGLGYLTQLAPTAKVVSDVRFTDNGRVLTSGGMTAGIDLALHLVGELVGDQHETATRRYMNYPVITEDAPGFRGDEGPEEASEAPLQEG, from the coding sequence ATGCGGCAGACTCTGCGGGCCTTGGCAGTTTCACTGGCGTCGTTCGTGGTGGTCATCCCGAGTGTGGTCGGTGCCGAGGGTAGCGAGGCCGGAAAGCGCTCGGCGACCGTGATCGTGCTGCTCTACGACGGCGTGGAGCTCATGGATTTCGCCGGTCCCGTCGAGGTCTTCACCTCGGCCAACGAGGTCCATCCGGAGGACCCCTTCCGGGTCGTCCTGGCGGCCGAGCAACGCCAGCCTATCGCTACCCACAACGGCCTTGCCGTGGTTCCCGACTGTGCCTTCGCAGACTGCCCCGAGGCGGACCTTCTAGTCGTACCCGGTGGCACCGGCGTGATGGCCGCGATGGCCCATCCGCCGCTGATGACGTATTTGCAGAGTTCCGCAGAGCAGGCGGATCGGGTGATGTCCGTCTGCGTTGGAGCCTTTCTCCTCGCCCGGGCGTCTCTCCTGGAGGACCAGCAGGCAACGACTCACGAGCGGGGCCTCGGTTACCTGACCCAACTCGCTCCGACCGCGAAGGTCGTTTCCGATGTGCGGTTTACGGACAACGGCCGAGTCCTGACCTCAGGAGGAATGACCGCCGGAATCGACCTCGCTCTGCATCTGGTGGGGGAGTTGGTCGGCGATCAGCACGAAACGGCGACGCGCCGGTACATGAACTATCCAGTCATAACGGAGGATGCGCCGGGCTTCCGGGGCGATGAAGGCCCGGAAGAGGCGTCCGAAGCTCCTCTCCAGGAAGGATGA